The following are from one region of the Rhodopirellula sp. P2 genome:
- a CDS encoding proton-conducting transporter transmembrane domain-containing protein: MSTLDIFFHSLGTAVVASPVLLLAVLGLSLLVNRPFSETATVRLTQMSVLLSLLPAIAILIAMLATGIRNVPIEFGNWVTIPEQAFHFHLKFTFDRLSIPFLMLSCVLCGVVGEFSRRYLHREQGFARFFLFYAIFYCGMVLSSLAGTIETLFVGWEMVGLSSALLIAYFHERENPVRNGQRVWTIYRLSDAALLIAAITMHHMVGEGDFGGLMSSGIWPEGTAAVTPSQALLVGTLLLIGAAGKSALFPFSGWLPRAMEGPTPSSAIFYGALSVHLGAYLLLRLSPLIEASLALQMMVLSLGAISAVGGALMSRVQNDVKTSLAYASLTQVGIIVVEIGLGLRYLALIHIMGHATLRTMQLLRAPTLLRDYNDLENKIGSRLKQPSWSGVRWLPQSAQRWCYRFGFDRGFMDIALDRWVAGPFVKCFRTCNEWEHRITCWLSREPDANTEEGSPDLANDTSQDISTAA, translated from the coding sequence ATGAGCACTCTGGATATTTTCTTTCACTCGCTGGGGACCGCCGTGGTTGCCAGCCCCGTGTTGCTATTGGCTGTGCTGGGACTGTCCCTGCTGGTGAATCGTCCGTTCAGCGAAACCGCCACGGTTCGTCTGACACAGATGTCGGTGTTGCTGTCGCTGCTGCCAGCCATCGCGATTTTGATCGCGATGTTGGCGACCGGCATTCGCAACGTACCGATTGAATTTGGAAACTGGGTCACGATTCCTGAGCAAGCGTTTCACTTCCATCTGAAGTTCACGTTTGATCGGCTGAGCATTCCGTTCCTGATGCTGTCGTGCGTGTTGTGCGGCGTCGTCGGTGAATTCTCGCGGCGATACCTGCACCGCGAGCAAGGCTTTGCCCGGTTCTTTTTGTTCTATGCCATCTTTTATTGTGGGATGGTGCTGTCCTCCTTGGCAGGCACGATTGAAACCCTGTTTGTTGGTTGGGAGATGGTCGGTCTGTCGTCAGCTTTGTTGATCGCCTACTTCCACGAACGCGAAAATCCGGTTCGCAACGGGCAACGCGTCTGGACGATCTACCGACTCTCAGACGCCGCCTTGTTGATCGCCGCGATCACCATGCATCACATGGTGGGTGAAGGTGACTTTGGCGGGCTGATGAGTTCAGGGATCTGGCCCGAAGGCACCGCAGCGGTGACGCCTTCTCAGGCGTTGCTGGTCGGCACATTGTTGTTGATTGGTGCAGCGGGAAAATCGGCATTGTTTCCGTTCAGCGGATGGTTGCCCCGAGCGATGGAAGGTCCCACCCCTTCCAGCGCCATTTTCTATGGTGCCTTGTCGGTGCACTTGGGTGCCTATTTGTTGCTTCGACTCAGCCCGCTGATTGAAGCCTCGCTTGCATTGCAAATGATGGTGTTGTCACTCGGAGCAATCTCTGCGGTCGGTGGCGCGTTGATGTCTCGGGTTCAGAACGACGTGAAGACCTCGTTGGCGTATGCCTCGCTCACCCAGGTGGGAATCATCGTGGTCGAAATTGGGCTGGGACTCCGTTACCTCGCGTTGATTCACATCATGGGTCACGCGACGTTGCGAACCATGCAATTGCTTCGTGCTCCAACACTGCTTCGTGACTACAACGACCTCGAAAACAAGATCGGCTCGCGTCTGAAGCAACCGTCTTGGTCGGGCGTGCGTTGGCTGCCCCAATCGGCTCAGCGTTGGTGCTATCGATTTGGCTTCGACCGCGGCTTCATGGACATCGCCCTGGATCGCTGGGTCGCAGGTCCATTTGTGAAGTGTTTCCGGACCTGCAATGAGTGGGAACACAGAATCACTTGTTGGCTTTCGCGTGAACCGGATGCAAACACGGAAGAGGGCTCGCCAGATTTAGCCAACGACACATCACAAGACATCTCCACCGCCGCTTAG
- a CDS encoding two-component system sensor histidine kinase NtrB, which translates to MFDNHDGPSVRRFAAGIALLSLTAFAVTAAMLYHVHHEQEIFAELTEHLPKSDFEAARELSGELSLQGGLVVLLGLNIIGTAIALAWVVRGYLSSERTLQDVKVYSTDVLASMDAGVITTDRNGRMTSINPSGLQLVHCDKEHLGRTLESLGKRHALLAEIRDEVATYHHPIRDRDYTVDNQGHRQTLRAGCTLLRNRRGEEIGTVLHVRDVSEKELIEERLRRMERYMGLGSLAAGLQHEIKNPLSALSLHIQLLCERLDATTQDAEVEELLDVLHTEVHRINDVLDGFRNYASTNQIGLTSVDVAILIERLVRLLRPQAEQQAVKLDVQLPAEMVGLIQGDSVGLEQVLLNLALNGMAAMADGGKLTFRLSRQDEFVRIDVRDEGNGIPEEIRSRVFDPYFTTRNNGTGMGLALCDKIVRQHDGSIDFRVLENDASDTHRSVQGTEFTVLLPLSQPA; encoded by the coding sequence ATGTTTGACAACCATGACGGACCCAGTGTCCGGCGTTTCGCCGCGGGGATTGCACTGTTGAGCTTGACGGCGTTCGCGGTCACAGCGGCGATGTTGTATCACGTGCACCACGAGCAGGAAATTTTCGCGGAGCTCACCGAACACCTGCCCAAGAGCGACTTCGAAGCCGCTCGCGAATTGTCAGGCGAACTCAGTTTGCAGGGCGGATTGGTCGTGTTACTAGGGCTGAATATCATCGGAACCGCGATCGCCCTGGCTTGGGTTGTCCGCGGCTACCTCAGCAGCGAACGCACGTTGCAAGATGTCAAAGTCTACTCCACCGACGTGCTGGCCAGCATGGATGCCGGGGTCATCACCACGGATCGCAATGGCCGAATGACCAGCATCAACCCCAGCGGATTGCAACTGGTCCATTGCGACAAGGAGCATCTGGGAAGGACGTTGGAATCACTCGGAAAGCGTCACGCCTTGCTCGCCGAAATTCGTGACGAGGTCGCGACGTATCATCATCCCATTCGCGATCGTGACTACACCGTCGACAACCAAGGTCACCGTCAAACGCTGCGAGCGGGATGCACGTTGCTTCGAAATCGACGCGGGGAGGAGATTGGGACTGTGTTGCATGTGCGGGATGTGTCGGAAAAGGAATTGATCGAAGAACGCCTCCGCCGGATGGAACGCTACATGGGGTTGGGGTCGCTGGCCGCAGGATTGCAGCATGAAATCAAGAACCCCCTGAGTGCCCTGTCCCTGCACATTCAATTGCTCTGCGAGCGACTGGACGCCACAACACAAGACGCGGAAGTCGAAGAATTGTTGGATGTCTTGCACACCGAGGTTCATCGCATCAACGATGTCCTGGACGGGTTCCGGAATTACGCGTCGACCAACCAAATCGGGCTCACGTCGGTGGACGTGGCGATTTTGATCGAACGATTGGTGCGGTTGCTGCGTCCACAAGCCGAGCAACAAGCGGTGAAGCTGGACGTTCAGCTCCCAGCTGAAATGGTGGGCTTGATCCAGGGTGACTCGGTCGGTTTGGAACAAGTCCTGTTGAACTTGGCATTGAACGGGATGGCTGCGATGGCCGACGGCGGAAAACTCACGTTCCGTCTCAGTCGCCAAGATGAATTTGTTCGGATCGATGTTCGTGATGAAGGCAACGGCATTCCCGAGGAAATTCGATCTCGCGTTTTTGATCCGTACTTCACAACCCGCAACAACGGCACTGGCATGGGGTTGGCTCTGTGTGACAAGATTGTCCGGCAACACGATGGCAGCATTGATTTTCGGGTGCTTGAGAACGACGCATCCGACACACACCGTTCCGTCCAAGGCACCGAGTTCACGGTCCTACTTCCACTGAGTCAACCAGCATGA
- a CDS encoding proton-conducting transporter transmembrane domain-containing protein: MSELHFPWIECSILVPLLGVLWLQWRGNGERALRDTVVVCVVTLLLTIGELVDFTMIGAFEAHDHWAFLRWIFPPDVFVIDELSAFQLPLAALIFMVIVLSTLRTKAPRFSLELALISESLVLATFSCRASWALIVLLIASTIPPLLELRRRKRCTRIYCLHMGLFAGLLVVGYGWLTMVDPSSSAVLIPGAFLTAAGLLRSGIFPLHLWMTDLFEKATFGTAILHTTPLVGAYAVMRLVLPIAPSWALQSIAVLSLFTAVYAGAMALVQSDARRMFCFLLLSQSSLILVGLELVTPIGLTGALCLWLSVAMSLTGFGITLRCIEARISRISLNEFHGLYPQMPMLAGFFLLTGLASIGFPATVGFVGMELLIEGAVEVYPLVGTMVVIATAFCGVAVLLAYFRVFTGCENRTVISMRARPAERFAILLLTLLLLGGGLYPQPGIASRYHAAKELTRLRSNASIEDAPAEPAAHGHALAAANISE, translated from the coding sequence TTGTCTGAACTGCATTTTCCCTGGATCGAGTGTTCGATCCTTGTTCCGCTTCTCGGCGTGTTGTGGCTGCAATGGCGTGGCAATGGCGAACGCGCCTTGCGTGACACCGTCGTGGTGTGCGTTGTGACGTTGTTGCTGACGATCGGCGAATTGGTGGACTTCACCATGATCGGCGCCTTCGAAGCCCATGATCACTGGGCGTTTCTGCGCTGGATTTTTCCGCCGGATGTCTTTGTCATTGACGAACTGAGCGCCTTTCAATTGCCATTGGCGGCTTTGATCTTCATGGTCATCGTGCTCTCAACGCTCCGCACGAAGGCGCCCAGGTTCTCATTGGAACTGGCTTTGATATCCGAATCGTTGGTCCTGGCCACCTTCAGCTGTCGGGCATCTTGGGCTTTGATCGTTCTGCTCATCGCATCAACGATCCCTCCGCTCTTGGAATTGCGCCGCCGCAAACGCTGCACTCGAATCTATTGTTTGCACATGGGGCTGTTTGCCGGATTGTTGGTCGTTGGCTACGGATGGCTGACAATGGTCGATCCCAGTTCATCTGCGGTTTTGATCCCAGGTGCGTTTTTGACCGCCGCTGGACTGCTTCGCAGCGGTATTTTCCCGCTGCACTTGTGGATGACAGATCTCTTTGAAAAAGCCACCTTTGGCACCGCGATCTTGCACACGACTCCATTGGTGGGTGCCTACGCGGTGATGCGTCTGGTGCTGCCAATCGCTCCGTCTTGGGCACTGCAAAGCATCGCAGTGTTGTCCTTGTTCACCGCGGTGTATGCCGGTGCGATGGCGTTGGTGCAATCGGACGCTCGACGAATGTTTTGCTTTTTGCTGCTGTCTCAGTCCTCCTTGATTTTGGTGGGCTTGGAACTGGTCACCCCGATCGGTCTGACCGGCGCGCTGTGCTTGTGGCTGTCAGTGGCGATGTCGCTGACCGGGTTTGGGATCACGCTGCGATGCATCGAAGCCCGCATCTCAAGAATCTCACTGAATGAATTCCATGGCCTGTACCCGCAGATGCCAATGCTGGCGGGCTTCTTCTTGCTGACAGGACTGGCATCGATTGGGTTTCCAGCGACCGTGGGATTTGTCGGGATGGAATTGCTGATCGAAGGTGCAGTGGAGGTCTATCCACTGGTGGGAACAATGGTGGTGATCGCGACGGCATTTTGTGGTGTCGCGGTTCTACTCGCTTACTTTCGTGTCTTCACCGGCTGCGAGAACCGAACGGTGATCTCGATGCGAGCCCGGCCTGCTGAGCGATTCGCCATTTTGCTGCTGACGTTGTTGTTGCTGGGAGGCGGACTGTACCCACAACCTGGCATCGCGTCTCGCTACCACGCAGCGAAAGAGTTGACTCGTTTACGGAGCAACGCTTCGATCGAAGACGCTCCGGCGGAACCTGCGGCGCATGGGCACGCGTTGGCCGCCGCAAACATTTCTGAATGA
- a CDS encoding GGDEF domain-containing response regulator produces MPIESLRLLLVEDNDLDAMFITRVFERATVIDAQIERASSLGEAFEKLDQSDFDIVLLDLGLPDSNGLQSIRAIRERTTSIPIVVQTGDDRIETGFAAIEAGAQDFLSKHDLKDHLLTRLTVHAILRQRQMFELQEASLRDSMTGIANRRCCDIEFKRRSEFLLHDGVPFCVGIVDIDHFKSVNDSGGHDLGDRVIRQVARSLHDTCRPNDLVARIGGEEFAVIFSDTTIDELGPLLQQHRRAIEELESLTEEIKVTVSIGATCVLASDDNRSAFRRADSALYTAKKAGRNQCKIETAIRPAINGQIA; encoded by the coding sequence ATGCCCATCGAATCCCTTCGTTTACTATTGGTCGAAGACAACGATTTGGATGCGATGTTCATCACGCGTGTTTTCGAACGCGCGACCGTGATCGATGCCCAAATTGAACGTGCCTCCTCACTGGGGGAGGCGTTTGAAAAGCTCGATCAAAGTGATTTCGACATCGTCCTGTTGGACTTGGGGTTGCCGGACAGCAATGGCCTGCAATCGATTCGAGCCATTCGTGAACGCACCACTTCAATCCCGATCGTGGTGCAAACCGGTGACGACAGAATCGAAACAGGATTTGCCGCGATCGAAGCGGGTGCTCAAGACTTCTTGTCCAAGCACGACTTGAAGGATCACTTGCTGACCCGTCTGACGGTCCATGCAATTCTGCGGCAGCGGCAGATGTTTGAACTTCAGGAAGCGTCCCTGCGAGATTCCATGACTGGGATCGCGAATCGTCGCTGCTGCGACATCGAATTCAAACGCCGCTCAGAATTTCTCTTGCACGACGGTGTCCCGTTTTGCGTGGGCATCGTTGACATCGATCATTTCAAATCGGTCAACGATTCGGGGGGGCACGATCTGGGCGACCGCGTGATTCGCCAAGTCGCACGAAGTCTTCATGACACCTGCCGACCGAATGATCTGGTGGCCCGGATTGGTGGGGAAGAATTCGCGGTGATCTTCTCGGACACCACGATCGATGAACTTGGACCTCTTTTGCAACAACATCGACGCGCGATCGAAGAATTGGAATCTCTCACGGAAGAGATCAAAGTGACCGTGAGCATCGGTGCCACCTGTGTGCTGGCGTCGGACGACAACCGATCTGCCTTCCGACGCGCCGACTCAGCGTTGTACACCGCGAAAAAGGCGGGGCGCAATCAATGCAAAATTGAAACCGCGATTCGCCCCGCGATCAACGGGCAAATTGCCTGA
- a CDS encoding sugar porter family MFS transporter — translation MNQRVFLWSLTSSLAGFLFGFDTVVISGAEKAIQSLWALGDFQHGLALSAALWGTVVGSLVGGWPTDKFGRKNTLLWIGILYLVSAIWSGLATGMDSFMLARFIGGLGVGISTVAAPLYISEISPPEQRGTLTGMFQFNIVFGILIAFASNYLIGSWVTENAWRWMLAVESLPALIFTAMCFRLPASPRWLIAIRKDRNAGVSVLKQLRPEASEADIQQTVDEIVASVRAESDTTPAEPFWSRRLFTPISIAFLVAFFNQLSGINAILYFSPRIFELAGMGEQTALLKSIGIGVTNLIFTFVGLYLIDRLGRRTLLLIGSVGYVLSLGTCAYAFQSETFAIVPACIFAFIAAHAMGQGAVIWVLISEVFPNEHRAAGQSLGSFTHWIFAAILTLVFPSVVDHFQPSLIFGFFCCMMILQGLWVFTMLPETKGISLEQMEAKLGIRT, via the coding sequence TTGAACCAGCGCGTTTTCTTGTGGAGTTTGACTTCGTCCTTGGCGGGATTCCTGTTTGGTTTTGACACCGTTGTCATTTCTGGAGCAGAGAAAGCCATTCAGAGCTTGTGGGCGTTGGGAGACTTTCAACACGGACTCGCATTGAGCGCCGCGCTGTGGGGAACCGTCGTGGGGTCATTGGTGGGCGGTTGGCCCACCGACAAGTTCGGCCGCAAGAACACTTTGTTGTGGATTGGGATCCTGTACTTGGTGTCGGCCATTTGGTCGGGTCTCGCGACCGGCATGGACTCGTTCATGCTCGCCCGATTCATTGGCGGGTTAGGAGTTGGCATTTCAACGGTCGCTGCGCCGCTCTACATCTCTGAGATCTCACCGCCGGAACAACGTGGCACCCTGACTGGGATGTTCCAATTCAACATTGTCTTTGGAATCCTCATCGCGTTTGCCTCCAACTACTTGATCGGGTCCTGGGTCACCGAGAACGCGTGGCGATGGATGTTGGCGGTGGAATCACTGCCAGCATTGATCTTCACAGCCATGTGTTTCCGACTGCCCGCCAGCCCCCGATGGCTGATCGCGATTCGGAAGGATCGGAACGCGGGCGTATCCGTCTTGAAACAGCTACGTCCCGAAGCCTCTGAGGCGGACATCCAACAGACGGTCGACGAGATTGTCGCGTCCGTCCGGGCGGAGTCTGACACAACGCCCGCGGAGCCATTTTGGAGTCGGCGATTGTTCACACCGATTTCGATCGCGTTTCTGGTTGCGTTCTTCAATCAGCTTTCCGGGATCAATGCGATTCTGTACTTCTCACCACGAATTTTTGAATTGGCGGGGATGGGCGAACAGACCGCTTTGCTGAAGTCCATTGGGATTGGTGTGACCAACCTGATCTTCACATTCGTCGGGCTGTACTTGATCGACCGACTGGGTCGGCGGACGCTGTTGCTGATCGGGTCGGTGGGCTACGTGCTGTCGCTGGGCACCTGCGCATACGCGTTTCAATCCGAAACGTTTGCGATCGTCCCCGCGTGCATTTTTGCGTTCATCGCGGCGCACGCCATGGGACAAGGGGCGGTCATTTGGGTGCTGATCTCAGAAGTCTTTCCCAATGAACACCGTGCTGCGGGACAGTCACTGGGCAGCTTCACTCACTGGATCTTTGCCGCGATCTTGACGTTGGTGTTCCCGTCTGTTGTCGATCATTTTCAACCCTCGCTGATCTTTGGATTTTTCTGCTGCATGATGATCTTGCAAGGACTCTGGGTCTTCACGATGCTGCCGGAAACCAAAGGCATCTCGTTGGAGCAGATGGAAGCGAAACTCGGCATTCGCACTTGA
- a CDS encoding DUF2309 domain-containing protein, with protein sequence MTQPTPSTSIASGVTSDNRDQTALSSTDSDDTSLPSGPIASPAKTDHPHFDVVHAIQHARHFLPAQGPISVFVHHNTLHAFDDMPFEEAVLEGGRRFGCEPYLSEERYHEELARGRICREDLREVLMADLQEDADKLVATFGTRYTLRLSMLQTELQPMPESGLNWALAETKLLDRFRNEVPAPYREKTITQTRSWVMRQLEPLANTQAAANSSTQPSPLPSSLRDRLQAAGESQIHRWNDQQWESFVLHALWEACQQGMEQAEVPPPTETHVDSLNHLMLGELGVDLNTKIDDVLIRFCGSFLDQGFADWALPEREDGFAKAFANLFLGRWAIRADWMVGIDAALREIQHTDWDAIQSIQHSLDQLGIPSNECESFLSECLLTLRGWAGMIWQMETNSPFLPNPVPEGSLNQYLAVRLILLTHAVEHFGKAKFSVGTASEIIGLAFKSARSRSTPSKRSRTHTVFQLAQLGGWTPEQLLNMSAAQWRCLITEIESFPSLDRRRLLHAAYERHYAKQALDAIAIHSRRRRELDQPTPPPAYAAIFCIDDREESFRRHLEEVDPECRTASAAGFFAVAMYYQGADHADFRPLCPGIISPQHYVREEPLFSSMAAGERRALRRRRLGWFAHQIHQNSRTLLGGWVTGLFGAVATVPMVARILAPRLTSQIRESMGNFVRPPKTELHLERLAAEPGSAPESMGYSLDEMSQIVVRILEDIGMVRDFPPIIVFFGHGSGSLNNPHESAYNCGACSGGRGGPNARAFAVMANDPRVRRRVAEQGIELPEEVRFVGAYHNTCSDDVDYYDLDSLPRSHRALFRRIESNVNETRARNAHERARRFESAPLDLTPQEALEHVEERAEDLSQARPEYNHATNALVTVGRRDWSRGLFLDRRAFVTEYDPAVDDEDCSVLTRILQAAIPVCSGISLEYYFSTVDVEGYGCGSKLPHNVASMVGVMTGAASDLRPGLSQQMIEIHEPMRILFVIETTAEKLTQLVAKNEGIRRLVEGNWVQVAVIDPATSIIQRYVDGHFEPHVVSTSEIPTVQSSMQWYRGQRDHLGFATIQETEIKQPMTSSESNASPAGVLA encoded by the coding sequence ATGACCCAACCCACCCCCTCCACATCGATTGCATCCGGCGTGACCTCCGACAACCGCGATCAAACGGCTCTCTCCTCCACAGACTCCGACGACACATCACTGCCCAGTGGTCCGATCGCCTCTCCGGCGAAAACGGACCATCCGCACTTCGATGTGGTCCATGCGATCCAGCATGCGAGGCACTTTCTACCGGCCCAGGGGCCCATTTCGGTTTTCGTTCACCACAACACCTTGCATGCTTTCGACGACATGCCGTTTGAGGAAGCTGTGCTCGAAGGCGGACGTCGATTTGGATGCGAACCCTATCTCAGCGAAGAACGCTACCACGAAGAACTTGCTCGAGGCCGAATCTGCCGCGAAGACCTTCGCGAAGTCTTGATGGCGGACTTGCAAGAAGACGCTGACAAACTGGTGGCGACGTTTGGAACTCGCTACACGTTGCGTTTGTCGATGTTGCAAACAGAGCTTCAGCCGATGCCGGAATCGGGACTGAACTGGGCGTTGGCTGAAACGAAATTGTTGGATCGATTCCGGAACGAGGTTCCTGCTCCGTATCGTGAAAAAACAATCACTCAAACTCGCAGCTGGGTGATGCGGCAACTCGAACCGCTCGCGAACACCCAGGCAGCTGCAAATTCATCGACTCAGCCCTCGCCTCTACCCTCGTCGCTGCGTGATCGATTGCAGGCGGCGGGCGAATCCCAAATCCATCGCTGGAACGACCAGCAATGGGAATCTTTTGTTTTGCACGCTCTATGGGAAGCTTGCCAGCAGGGGATGGAGCAAGCGGAGGTGCCGCCACCTACGGAAACGCACGTTGATTCGCTCAACCATTTGATGCTAGGCGAACTGGGAGTCGACCTGAACACGAAGATCGATGATGTCCTGATTCGTTTTTGCGGCAGCTTCCTCGACCAAGGTTTTGCCGATTGGGCCCTGCCAGAAAGAGAAGACGGCTTTGCCAAAGCCTTCGCAAATTTGTTCTTGGGCCGGTGGGCGATCCGCGCGGACTGGATGGTGGGCATCGACGCGGCGCTGCGTGAGATCCAGCACACCGATTGGGACGCAATCCAAAGCATCCAGCATTCGCTCGACCAATTGGGGATTCCGAGCAACGAATGCGAGAGCTTTCTGTCGGAGTGTCTGCTCACACTGAGAGGTTGGGCCGGCATGATTTGGCAGATGGAAACGAACAGCCCATTCTTGCCGAACCCGGTCCCAGAAGGTTCTCTCAACCAGTACTTGGCCGTTCGACTGATCTTGCTCACGCACGCGGTGGAGCACTTTGGCAAGGCAAAATTCAGCGTTGGAACCGCCAGTGAGATCATTGGGCTCGCTTTCAAATCAGCGCGTTCCCGGTCGACTCCGTCCAAGCGTTCGCGCACCCACACCGTCTTTCAATTGGCGCAATTGGGCGGATGGACCCCCGAACAATTGCTGAACATGTCAGCCGCTCAGTGGCGGTGCTTGATCACCGAGATCGAATCGTTTCCGTCTTTGGATCGGCGTCGTTTGTTGCACGCAGCGTACGAGCGTCACTATGCCAAACAAGCTCTCGATGCGATCGCGATTCACTCGCGTCGGCGGCGTGAGCTGGATCAGCCGACCCCGCCTCCGGCGTACGCAGCCATCTTTTGCATTGACGATCGGGAAGAGTCGTTCCGGCGTCACCTGGAAGAGGTCGATCCTGAATGCCGGACCGCGTCGGCGGCTGGTTTCTTTGCGGTTGCGATGTACTACCAAGGAGCCGACCACGCTGATTTCCGACCTTTGTGTCCAGGGATCATCTCCCCTCAACATTATGTTCGCGAAGAACCTTTGTTCTCGTCGATGGCGGCGGGGGAAAGAAGAGCACTCCGCAGACGACGGTTGGGATGGTTCGCTCATCAGATCCACCAAAACTCACGGACTTTGCTTGGCGGTTGGGTCACCGGCCTGTTCGGTGCCGTGGCGACGGTCCCGATGGTCGCCCGAATCCTGGCACCTCGATTGACCTCACAGATCCGTGAGTCGATGGGGAATTTCGTGCGGCCTCCGAAAACGGAACTGCACCTGGAACGTTTGGCAGCGGAACCGGGTTCCGCTCCAGAATCGATGGGTTACAGCCTTGATGAGATGTCCCAGATCGTCGTCCGCATTCTGGAAGACATCGGGATGGTCCGAGACTTCCCACCGATCATTGTGTTCTTTGGTCATGGCAGCGGCAGCCTGAACAACCCGCACGAATCGGCTTACAACTGCGGGGCTTGCAGTGGTGGCCGCGGTGGGCCCAACGCACGTGCTTTCGCGGTGATGGCCAATGACCCACGGGTCCGTCGACGCGTGGCTGAGCAGGGCATCGAGTTGCCCGAGGAGGTGCGTTTTGTCGGGGCCTATCACAACACATGCAGTGATGACGTGGACTACTACGACTTGGACTCCTTGCCCCGCTCGCATCGCGCACTGTTTCGGCGAATTGAATCGAATGTCAATGAAACGCGAGCTCGAAACGCACATGAGCGTGCTCGTCGGTTCGAGTCCGCGCCCTTGGATCTGACACCGCAAGAGGCGCTCGAACATGTTGAAGAACGAGCGGAAGATTTGTCGCAAGCACGCCCCGAATACAACCACGCTACCAACGCGTTGGTCACGGTTGGTCGTCGAGATTGGTCGCGAGGATTGTTCCTGGATCGACGAGCGTTCGTGACTGAATACGATCCCGCGGTGGACGATGAAGACTGCAGCGTGCTGACCCGTATTTTGCAGGCGGCCATTCCGGTTTGTAGCGGCATCAGCTTGGAGTACTACTTTTCAACCGTCGACGTGGAAGGCTACGGGTGCGGTTCCAAACTACCGCACAACGTCGCGTCCATGGTCGGCGTCATGACGGGTGCGGCGAGCGATTTGCGTCCTGGCCTTTCGCAGCAAATGATCGAGATCCACGAACCGATGCGGATCCTCTTTGTCATCGAGACCACCGCTGAAAAGCTGACCCAACTCGTTGCCAAAAACGAAGGCATTCGCCGTTTGGTGGAGGGCAACTGGGTCCAGGTCGCGGTCATCGATCCGGCCACCTCCATCATCCAACGTTATGTCGATGGACATTTCGAACCGCATGTGGTTTCAACTTCCGAAATCCCGACGGTCCAATCGTCGATGCAATGGTACCGGGGTCAGCGAGACCACCTGGGCTTTGCGACCATTCAAGAAACTGAGATCAAACAACCGATGACTTCATCCGAATCGAACGCAAGTCCAGCGGGAGTTCTGGCATGA
- a CDS encoding threonine aldolase family protein, with product MFFASDNWAGAADPIAESLSRHAKGMSPAYGTSDLDRRLEQRFNELFETDLEVFFVGTGTAANSLALSAVNRPGGFVLCHRDAHLIEDECGAPEFFTSGARLAPVSGDHGKICPRALQKQLRRFDPNFVHHGQPMAVSVTQATEVGTVYNVDQLKEISGIVHEHKLPLHMDGARFANALVHLDLTPAEMTWKAGVDVLSFGGTKNGCWCAEAIIFFRPELAKQMPFIRKRAAQLFSKTRFIAAQFHAYLDDDLWLGLARHANAMAARLATGIEKSSHAELAWQNETNEVFVVIEKEHAERLQSAGARFYAWPTPNDSTTDPPEGHGMYRFVTSFCTDPAEIDQFLGLLG from the coding sequence ATGTTTTTTGCGAGTGACAATTGGGCCGGCGCCGCAGATCCGATTGCGGAATCCTTGAGTCGTCATGCCAAGGGGATGTCCCCCGCCTACGGGACGAGTGATCTGGATCGTCGCCTCGAACAACGATTCAACGAGTTGTTCGAAACGGACTTGGAAGTGTTTTTTGTCGGGACCGGTACCGCCGCGAATTCGTTGGCGCTGTCCGCCGTGAACCGACCGGGTGGGTTTGTGCTTTGCCACCGCGATGCCCATTTGATCGAAGACGAATGTGGGGCACCTGAGTTCTTCACCTCGGGGGCTCGCTTGGCACCCGTGTCTGGCGATCACGGAAAGATCTGCCCGCGAGCGTTGCAGAAGCAACTGCGACGGTTTGACCCCAATTTTGTCCATCATGGACAACCGATGGCGGTCAGCGTCACGCAAGCGACGGAAGTGGGCACGGTCTACAACGTTGACCAACTGAAAGAGATCAGCGGAATTGTCCACGAACACAAACTTCCGCTGCACATGGATGGGGCAAGATTCGCCAACGCACTTGTTCATCTGGACCTCACTCCGGCCGAGATGACTTGGAAGGCTGGCGTGGACGTGTTGTCGTTTGGCGGGACCAAGAATGGGTGTTGGTGCGCCGAGGCGATCATCTTCTTTCGCCCTGAACTCGCAAAGCAGATGCCGTTCATTCGCAAGCGAGCCGCTCAGCTGTTCTCGAAAACGCGATTCATCGCCGCTCAGTTTCATGCTTACTTGGACGATGACCTCTGGCTGGGATTGGCCCGGCATGCCAACGCCATGGCCGCTCGATTGGCCACAGGGATCGAAAAGTCGTCTCACGCAGAACTCGCTTGGCAGAACGAAACCAACGAGGTGTTCGTGGTGATCGAGAAAGAACACGCTGAACGTCTGCAATCTGCAGGGGCGCGTTTCTACGCTTGGCCAACCCCCAACGACTCCACAACAGACCCTCCCGAGGGGCATGGCATGTATCGATTCGTGACTTCCTTCTGCACGGATCCCGCCGAAATCGATCAATTCCTGGGTTTGTTGGGGTAG